A single Pseudochaenichthys georgianus chromosome 10, fPseGeo1.2, whole genome shotgun sequence DNA region contains:
- the fgf18a gene encoding fibroblast growth factor 18a translates to MWSLLSTLTVLCIQMLLVMSNPLQQVLGVDGVNFSVHVENQTQVRDTMSRRHHRVYQLYSRTSGKHVQVLGRRISARGEDGDKFAQLVVEADTFGSQVRIRGKETNFYLCMNRRGKLVGKKASNRSEDCVFVEKVLENHYTALMSARYTGWYVGFTKRGRPRRGPHTLPNQQDVHFMKRFPPGEQPDLTTPFRFTTVSKRGKRVRATGPR, encoded by the exons ATGTGGTCCCTTCTCTCCACGCTGACCGTCTT ATGTATCCAGATGTTGCTGGTGATGTCCAATCCATTGCAG cAGGTACTTGGTGTGGATGGGGTCAACTTCAGTGTGCATGTGGAGAACCAGACGCAGGTGCGAGACACCATGAGTCGGCGACACCACCGGGTCTACCAGCTCTACAGCCGCACCAGCGGCAAACACGTCCAGGTGTTGGGACGTAGAATCAGCGCTCGAGGAGAAGATGGAGACAAATTtg CCCAGCTCGTAGTGGAGGCTGATACCTTTGGTAGCCAGGTGAGAATCCGGGGCAAAGAAACCAATTTCTACCTGTGCATGAACCGCCGTGGCAAGCTGGTAGGAAAG AAGGCCAGTAATCGAAGCGAGGACTGCGTCTTTGTGGAAAAGGTTCTGGAAAACCACTACACAGCTCTGATGTCAGCGCGCTACACAGGCTGGTATGTGGGCTTCACTAAAAGAGGTCGTCCTCGCCGTGGCCCCCACACACTCCCAAACCAGCAGGACGTACACTTCATGAAGCGCTTCCCGCCAGGGGAGCAGCCTGACCTCACCACCCCCTTCCGCTTCACCACCGTCAGCAAGCGGGGAAAGCGAGTGCGCGCTACCGGGCCCCGCTAG